A stretch of DNA from Dokdonia sp. PRO95:
TTTTACATCACTTATTCCAGTGATAATTAGATTATTCTTCTTCGCTATTTCCTACTTGCCCTTCGTATTCTGGGTACAAAAAAGCATTATAAGGAAATCTTGTAACGTGAATTTCTCTTACACGCTCGTACACTTTCTTTCTAAACTCTTCAAAATTATTCTTATTAAGAGCAGATATAAAGATAGCATCACCATTTGTACGTGACATCCAGGTTTCTTTCCACTCATCTAGAGAATAATGAACTCCTGTACGCTCCACCATAAGGTCATCATCATCGTAAGCTTCGGCTTTATAAGCATCAATCTTATTAAAAACCATAAGCGTAGGCTTATCCATACTTTTTATCTCATCCAGAATTTTATTTACAGCATTGATATGATCTTCAAATTGTGGATGAGAAATATCTACTACATGCAGTAACAAGTCTGCCTCGCGAACTTCATCTAGCGTACTTTTAAAAGAATCTACAAGTTGTGTAGGCAATTTACGTATAAACCCTACTGTGTCTGAGAGTAGAAAAGGAAGGTTACCTATAACAACTTTACGTACCGTTGTATCTAAGGTTGCAAAAAGTTTATTTTCGGCAAAAACTTTACTCTTACTTATCACATTCATGAGCGTACTTTTACCCACATTTGTATATCCTACAAGAGCAACTCTCACAAGAGCACCACGATTGCCACGTTGTGTAGCCATTTGCTTATCTATACTAAGCATCTTTTTCTTAAGCAAGGTAATACGGTCACGCACAATACGTCTATCTGTCTCAATCTCTGTCTCACCAGGACCGCGCATACCTATACCTCCACGCTGGCGCTCCAAGTGTGTCCATAAACCTGTAAGTCTAGGTAGTAAGTACTCATATTGAGCAAGCTCCACTTGCGTGCGCGCATAACTCGTTTGAGCTCTCTGAGCAAAAATATCGAGGATTAAATAAGTGCGATCTACAATCTTACATTTTAAGATTGCTTCAATATTACGTTGTTGTCCAGGAGTAAGCTCGTCATCAAAGATAACAGTACCTACCTCATGCTGCTCTACATATGCAGCCACATCTTCCATCTTCCCGGTCCCTATAAAAGTTTTAGGATTAGGACGTTCTAATTTTTGAGAGAAACGCTTTAACACTTCGCCTCCTGCCGTATAAGCAAGAAACTCAAGTTCGTCAAGGTACTCTGTCATTTTATCGTGCGTTTGCTTTTGGGTAACTAGCCCAATCAGTACACACTTTTCGTAATCTATTTTTTCTGTTTCGAGCATATTAACAAAGGTAGCAAATGGATTGCAGTCTTTTTGACTAAATTGTAACACTCATAGACACTATTCAATATGGAGGATGATTACGCTTTCGCGAAAGCGCAACAAGAAAAAATACAATGTGCAGTAGGCTTTTATAACCTAGAAAATCTTTTTGACACGACAAACAACCCAGAAACGCTAGATGACGACTTTACTCCGAACGGTTTTAAGGAGTGGAATAGCTATAAGTATAATAAGAAAATAGCCAAACTATCCAAAGTCATATCAAACATAGGGAAGGATGACACAAATACTTCGCCATCCCTACTAGGTGTTGCCGAGGTAGAAAATAGAGATGTACTAGAAGCTCTTATTGC
This window harbors:
- the hflX gene encoding GTPase HflX is translated as MLETEKIDYEKCVLIGLVTQKQTHDKMTEYLDELEFLAYTAGGEVLKRFSQKLERPNPKTFIGTGKMEDVAAYVEQHEVGTVIFDDELTPGQQRNIEAILKCKIVDRTYLILDIFAQRAQTSYARTQVELAQYEYLLPRLTGLWTHLERQRGGIGMRGPGETEIETDRRIVRDRITLLKKKMLSIDKQMATQRGNRGALVRVALVGYTNVGKSTLMNVISKSKVFAENKLFATLDTTVRKVVIGNLPFLLSDTVGFIRKLPTQLVDSFKSTLDEVREADLLLHVVDISHPQFEDHINAVNKILDEIKSMDKPTLMVFNKIDAYKAEAYDDDDLMVERTGVHYSLDEWKETWMSRTNGDAIFISALNKNNFEEFRKKVYERVREIHVTRFPYNAFLYPEYEGQVGNSEEE